Proteins from a single region of Gasterosteus aculeatus chromosome 20, fGasAcu3.hap1.1, whole genome shotgun sequence:
- the gpn2 gene encoding GPN-loop GTPase 2 translates to MSGQTGAASPLRFGQVVIGPPGSGKTTYCRGMQEFLTQLGRKVVVVNMDPANEGLPYSCEVDISALVTLDDVMEGLKLGPNGGLLYCMEYVEANLDWLENKLKEHSDCYFLFDCPGQVELYTHQSSVKNIFAQLVKWNFRLTAVHLVDSHYCADPAKFISVLCTSLSTMLHVELPHVNILSKMDLIEQYGKLAFNLDFYTEVMDLTYLLDHLAADPFFKKFHRLNEKLAEVIQDYSLVSFVPLNVQEKESMIQVLRTVDKANGYCFGDGEERNLQAMMSAAVGADFQFDSTLGVQERYFETGRKTVEEEVMDL, encoded by the exons ATGTCGGGTCAGACCGGAGCAGCGTCCCCCCTGCGCTTCGGCCAGGTGGTCATCGGACCCCCGGGCTCGGGAAAGACCACTTACTGCCGGGGAATGCAGGAATTCCTCACTCAACTCGGACGCAAGGTGGTCGTGGTGAACATGGACCCTGCCAACGAAGGACTTCCGTATTCCTGCGAGGTAGATATCTCGGCGCTGGTCACCCTGGATGACGTCATGGAGGGCTTGAAGCTGGGGCCCAACGGTGGGCTCCTCTACTGTATGGAGTACGTGGAAGCCAATCTGGACTGGTTAGAGAATAAGTTGAAAGAGCACAGTGACTGTTACTTCCTGTTCGACTGTCCCGGACAAGTGGAGCTCTACACCCACCAGAGTTCGGTGAAGAATATATTTGCACAGCTGGTCAAGTGGAATTTCAGG CTGACGGCCGTGCACCTGGTGGACTCTCACTACTGCGCTGACCCGGCCAAGTTCATCTCCGTGCTCTGCACCTCTCTGTCCACCATGCTGCACGTGGAGCTTCCCCATGTCAACATCCTCTCCAAGATGGACCTGATAGAGCAGTACGGCAAACTGG CCTTCAATCTTGACTTCTACACGGAGGTCATGGATCTGACCTATCTCCTCGATCACCTCGCTGCAGACCCCTTCTTTAAAAAGTTCCACCGTCTGAATGAGAAGTTGGCCGAGGTCATACAAGATTACAGCCTTGTCTCCTTCGTGCCCCTTAATGTACAG GAAAAGGAGAGCATGATTCAGGTCTTACGAACAGTGGACAAGGCCAACGGCTACTGCTTTGGAGACGGGGAGGAGAGGAATCTGCAGGCCATGATGTCAGCTGCTGTGGGGGCCGACTTCCAGTTTGACTC TACTCTTGGCGTGCAGGAGCGATATTTTGAAACCGGGAGAAAGActgtggaggaggaagtgatggaTCTGTGA
- the gpatch3 gene encoding G patch domain-containing protein 3: MADSEEGSTVYLAISNIPVALRSADLRNYFSQFIESGGFQCFHYRHRPEVLRETEAAAEPARSDGEEGSPESRETDRAASTARGPEAKRAVKTCCCVASLHAKDADRFVKMYAGNHWIDPKGNWLSSRCVIKRVTASRDGDDGSFPYKSKQEQRHRVSLTERFTEADLQSLPELNPPSLMQNGNVGTPVKVFLQLIQSCRLPPRLIRKLGLTFPKTSSSRRYGNVPFHYRDSWTLPATEETVFTAAGHEISGPGTYAAPPLRRRKLVGHAATTEKDEPQKEEEQEEEDAHSNADDDDDFCEEWERHEALHEDVTSQERSKERLYEERIELKWEKGGSGLVFYTDAQYWQEEEGDFDEQTADDWDVDMSVYYDKDGGDMDARDYVRMRYEKRLREGLEDGSGHNQSIGSFEKFTKGFGRRFMEKQGWKDGDGLGNSQIGIPDALEGDGQHPNCKRGFGYHGEKLFLHSVKKARTDFHISTVYDKPKNIDGGDTLLRRQPNTSMKYRGWQPGGTIGPQR; encoded by the exons ATGGCGGACTCCGAGGAGGGATCTACCGTGTATTTGGCGATAAGCAACATTCCTGTTGCTCTACGCTCCGCGGATTTGAGAAATTACTTCAGCCAGTTCATAGAGAGCGGCGGGTTTCAGTGTTTCCACTACCGGCACCGACCGGAGGTCCTCAGGGAGACCGAAGCGGCCGCGGAGCCCGCGCGCAGCGACGGCGAGGAGGGCAGCCCCGAATCCCGGGAGACCGACCGAGCCGCGTCCACGGCGCGCGGCCCCGAGGCGAAGCGGGCGGTCAAGACGTGCTGTTGTGTCGCCTCGCTTCACGCCAAAGATGCCGACAGATTCGTCAAGATGTACGCGGGGAACCACTGGATCGACCCGAAGGGGAACTGGCTGTCTAGTCGTTGTGTCATTAAACGAGTAACGGCTTCACGTGACGGTG ATGATGGGTCATTCCCCTATAAATCAAAGCAGGAGCAGCGCCACAGGGTGTCCCTAACAGAGCGTTTCACAGAGGCAGACCTCCAGAGTTTACCCGAGCTGAATCCCCCATCTCTAATGCAGAATGGGAACGTTGGCACACCGGTGAAAGTGttcctgcagctcatccagtCGTGCCGTCTGCCGCCGCGTCTCATCCGCAAGTTGGGCCTCACTTTCCCCAAGACCAGCTCCAGCCGCCGTTACGGCAACGTCCCTTTCCATTATCGCGACTCTTGGACTCTTCCAGCCACAGAAGAGACAGTATTCACCGCTGCTGGACATGAAATATCAGGACCAGGCACTTACGCAGCTCCACCCTTAAGACGGAGGAAGCTTGTTGGTCATGCAGCAACGACAGAGAAGGATGAAccacagaaagaggaagaacaggaagaggaggatgcacACTCAAATGCGGATGAC GATGATGATTTCTGCGAGGAGTGGGAGCGCCATGAGGCTTTGCACGAGGATGTGACGAGCCAGGAGCGGAGCAAAGAGAGGCTGTACGAAGAAAGGATCGAGTTAAAGTGGGAGAAGGGCGGCTCGGGGCTGGTGTTCTACACTGACGCCCAATACtggcaggaggaagaaggag ATTTCGATGAGCAAACTGCAGACGACTGGGATGTTGACATGAGTGTTTACTATGACAAAG ATGGAGGGGATATGGATGCCCGTGACTATGTCCGAATGCGGTATGAAAAAAGGCTGAGGGAGGGTCTTGAAGATGGATCTGGACATAATCAGTCTATTGGAAGCTTTGAAAAGTTTACTAAG ggCTTTGGTCGGCGTTTCATGGAAAAGCAGGGCTGGAAGGATGGTGACGGATTGGGAAACAGTCAGATTGGGATTCCTGATGCCCTGGAGGGTGACGGTCAACATCCCAATTGTAAAAGAGGCTTTGG GTATCATGGAGAGAAACTTTTCTTACATTCTGTAAAGAAGGCCAGGACAGATTTTCATATAAGTACAGTTTATGACAAACCCAAAAACATCGATGGAGGGGACACCTTGCTGAGGCGTCAACCCAACACTAGTATGAAGTACAGAGGCTGGCAGCCGGGTGGCACCATTGGACCACAACGATAa